The stretch of DNA TTCCGATCCGGGGTAGTACAGCGCTAAATATTGGGTTAGGTTTACCCCAAACTTCGTCAGTACCTCGGTGGCTAAAAAGAGGAGAATATTAATGATAATAATATTCTTGAGCACCGGAGGTGTTGAATTTATTCCTCTGCTTAATCCGTTCATTGCCTAGTTTTATGAGTGATCAACTTTGCGTATTATTCACAGTAACAAATAACCCTATTTTTTGTCAGCGCACTGTGGCTTATTCTTTTTACGAAATGAATCTAGGAGGCGAAATTACTTCCAATAATTCAACCTTCCAAGCCTAGAAGTCTGTTGTTTGCCATCTTTAGAATTTGCGTTAGGCTAAACTAGAATTCGAAGGAGGAATAGTTACCAAGTTTACTTGAAACGTTTCTCTAGATCGTCCATCGTAAGTATGAAAACGGTTTGCTTGCCATCGGGGCTGAGTCCGGGCTGGCTACATGCAAAAAGTTTGTCCATTATGTGCTGCATCTCTTCACCATTGAGTTGTTGTCCATAACGGGCAGCGGCAGCCTTAGCCAGTGATGTAGCCAAAATTTCAGCTTTGCTGCCCAAAAGGGCGCCTCTGTTTTCCTTTAGCCCTTCCAACAATCGTTCCACTAAGTCTTGGGTATTGGCCTCGGCCAAATCGCCCGGTTTTGCGCTTATGGCTACGCAATGGTTGCCTAAATCGTTTATCTCAAAACCAATTTGTGTTAACTCGTGCTCGTTCTGCATGAGCAGTAGGTGATCCGATGGAATAAGTTGGATGGCTTGAGGAAAGAGTTCTTTTTGGGAAACCTTTTGTCCTGTATTTAGGCTTCTGAGGTAATATTCGTAGAGAATGCGTTCGTGAGCTCGCTTTTGATCGATTACCATCAACCCCGATTTTACGGTGGTGAGGATATAGCGGCCCTTAACCTGAAAGAAACTTTTTTCAAGACTAGGCTTTTCGAAAAGTGTCTCTTGTTGATTGAATCGCGATTGCTCCTCCATGTTTCGATCTACAGCACCCTGATAAAGTGCCTCCCATCCCTGCGGTACATCCTCTTTCCTATACGATTGGTAGGATGGCCGGAAACTTCCTCCGTCGGATTGTGGTCGTGTATCGAAAGGGTTAAAGTTGGGGTCGATATCGACTTGGGGGAGTTTGAAACTCATGCCTGGTCTATGGATGGGCATCTCCAGTGAAGGTTCTGTGTTAAAATCGATGGAGGGTCTTACCGCAAATTTCCCCAACGATTCGCGTACGGTGGCTTGCACAATTTGCCAAATGGCGCGCTCGTCCTCAAACTTGATTTCCGTTTTGGTAGGGTGAATATTTACGTCGATGGCCGCCGGATCGCTCTCAAAATAGATGAAGTAGGAGGGAACCGCTTCGGGCATCAGCAGCTGGTCGTAGGCGCTCATCACCGCCTTGTGGAAGTATGGGCTGCGGAAGTAACGACCGTTTACAAAGAAATATTGATCGCCGGCTGTTTTCTTTGAGTTTTCAGGCTTTCCGATAAATCCCGATATATTCACGATGGAGGTGTCGGTCTTTATGTCGATGATTTGTGTATTGAATGGCTTTCCAAAGAGGCCGGAAATACGTTGCCGAAGGTTTCCTGCGGGTAGGGAAAAGAGTTGGGTCTCATTGTGGAAAAGTGCGAACTCTACCGCAGGGTATACCAGCGCTACGCGTTCGAATTCGGTTACCACATGTTTCAACTCAACGGCACTCGACTTCAGAAATTTACGCCGTGCAGGGATGTTGAAAAATAGGTTTTTAATGATGAAATTAGAGCCAGCCGGGCAGCTGATGGGTTCTTGGGCGGTAATGTTGGAGCCGCTGATACGGATAAGATTGCCCACCTCCTCGTTGTGCGTGCGGGTTCGGAGTTCTACCTCGGCCACGGAAGCCACGGAAGCCAAGGCCTCACCTCTAAAACCGAGGGTGTGTATGGCAAATAGATCGTTGGCCTCCCTGATTTTTGAGGTAGCATGACGTTCAAAGGCCATGCGCGCATCAGTAGCCGACATCCCCGAACCATTATCGATAACCTGTATTAACTCTTTGCCTCCGTCCTTAACAACAACGGTGATGCTGGTGGCACCTGCATCAACCCCATTCTCCACGAGCTCTTTGATGGCCGAGGCGGGGCGTTGAATTACTTCCCCTGCGGCAATCTGGTTGGCCACAGAGTCGGGCAGAAGCCTTATGATATCTGGCATCGACTGTTTTTTAGCTGAGAAGGTAATATGCTACCAACAGTAGCAGAAAAATAATTATTACTACTCTGATAGTGGAAGTCCTTTTTCCAGTCTCTTTCTGACGGTAATGGCCCCTCATTGCACCTAGGCGTATGTTTGTACCTGGTTTATGGTCCGAATTTCTGTCTTCAATACCTAACTCAAGGGCTCGCTTCTTGCGCTGCTCTTCCTTTTCTTCCTTTTCCTTATCGTAATAGCGGGGCACATAGCCAAATTGCTTATGTGAAGGAAGTTTAATCAATCCTCGAAATGCCATCGTCTTTTGCTTTATCTTTGCACAAAGTTAGGCATTTTACTCGATGGTGCACAACTAAATTTTGCTGGCGGCGTTTCTACTTGGAGAGTTGCCTGTGGGATAAGAAATTTTTGTAGATTCGATCCAAATTTTGAATTATGAACGATCCAATGTTACAAGTTCGGCAGAACTTTCAGGAAGCGAGAGATGTACTCGATCTATTTATGTCCGAGTCCCAAAGTTGGGAGTCGATTGAGAAGGCAGGAAATTTAATGGTGGAGGCAATTGAGCTGGGACATAAGCTGATTTCCTGTGGAAATGGTGGCTCCATGAGCGATGCGATGCACTTTGCCGAAGAACTTTCCGGTCGTTTTCGTGGAGATAGGCGTGCTCTTCCAGCCATTGCCATTAGCGATCCTTCGCACATTACCTGCTCTGCCAATGATTTTGGCTATGAGAAGGTATTTTCCCGTTTTATCGAAGGCCTTGGCCGGCGCGGTGACGTGCTCTTTGCCATTAGCACGAGTGGAAATTCGGGCAATGTGGTTGAAGCCTGTAAGGCTGCTCGCGAACAGGGAATGAAGATCGTTGCCCTTACCGGGAAAAATGGTGGACTGCTCGCCGACCTTTGCGACGTGGAGATCCGCGTTCCATTTTTCGGGTTTGCCGATCGCGTGCAGGAGGTTCATATTAAGATTATTCACTCGCTTATCCATCTTATTGAACTGAAACTTAATTTGTCTAAATGACCTACCGATGGTGTTTAATCATCGTTTCTTTTCGGAAGGTTATCTTAAAGACATTCCTTTTCTAAGGAGCAAACGGAAAGTTGCTAGTGTGGAAAAGTAAATAGGAGACCGGCTATTTGCTAATTTTGGTTTGTCAATCTGTATCTTTGTTTGGCCCGATTCCCCTCAATAAAAAAGCCCCACTCCCTTAAGAGTAGGGCTTTTGTTCAGTAACTGTTTAGTGTTGTATGTTTTCTATCTCTTTGGGGTTGTGCTTATGCTTAAAGAGTATGGCAAAGAATATTGCAATTATTGCAGAGTATATTGCAAACAGCAACCAAATGGAGTGCCAGTCTTTAACGTTTTCGGCAGAGGTGTAAAAAACCTTGATTAGGTAACCGCTTACTAAACTGCCAAAAATGGCACCAAAGCCGTTGGTCATCATCATGAACAATCCTTGTGCGCTCGAGCGTATGGATGGATCAGTGGAGGTTTCTACAAATAGCGAACCGGAGATGTTGAAGAAGTCGAACGCCATACCGTAAACAATACACGACAAAATAATCATCCAAAGGCCATCAACTGGATCTCCATAAGCGAACAGTCCGAAGCGAAGAACCCAAGCAACCATGCTTATGAGCATTACCTTCTTTATTCCGAAACGTTTAAGGAAGAAAGGTATGGCAAGGATGAACAAGGTCTCGGATATTTGAGAAATTGACATGATAATGGTGGAGTACTTCACCACAAAGGAGTTGGCGTATTCCGGAATGAGTTTGAAATCGCCTAGAAAAACGTCACCGTATGCATTGGTAAGTTGGAGTGCAGCGCCCAAAAACATAGAAAACACGAAGAAAAGTGCCATCTTTTTGTCCTTGAATAGTTTGAACGCATCTAAACCAAAGCGTTGTGCCAGTGTAGTATCAATCTTTTTGGCTCCAAATGAGGGGCATTTGGGTAGCGAGAAGGAGTAAACGCCAAGGAACATCGATACTGCCGCAGCGATGTAAAATTGGTTCTCAGAACTTTTATTGCCTGTAAGATTTACCACCCACATGGCTACAATAAACCCAATAGTTCCAAAAACGCGAATAGGCGGAAAGTCCTTAACAACGTCGTAACGGTTGCTCTTCAGTGCAGTGTAGGCAATAGAGTTTGCAAGTGCAATGGTGGGCATGTAAAAGCACATGGATACGAGCATTACCCAGAAGAAGGTGGAAGGATCGTTTACCTGTGGAAGAAAAAACAGCGTAATGCCACTAAGTAAGTGCA from Williamwhitmania taraxaci encodes:
- the mutL gene encoding DNA mismatch repair endonuclease MutL: MPDIIRLLPDSVANQIAAGEVIQRPASAIKELVENGVDAGATSITVVVKDGGKELIQVIDNGSGMSATDARMAFERHATSKIREANDLFAIHTLGFRGEALASVASVAEVELRTRTHNEEVGNLIRISGSNITAQEPISCPAGSNFIIKNLFFNIPARRKFLKSSAVELKHVVTEFERVALVYPAVEFALFHNETQLFSLPAGNLRQRISGLFGKPFNTQIIDIKTDTSIVNISGFIGKPENSKKTAGDQYFFVNGRYFRSPYFHKAVMSAYDQLLMPEAVPSYFIYFESDPAAIDVNIHPTKTEIKFEDERAIWQIVQATVRESLGKFAVRPSIDFNTEPSLEMPIHRPGMSFKLPQVDIDPNFNPFDTRPQSDGGSFRPSYQSYRKEDVPQGWEALYQGAVDRNMEEQSRFNQQETLFEKPSLEKSFFQVKGRYILTTVKSGLMVIDQKRAHERILYEYYLRSLNTGQKVSQKELFPQAIQLIPSDHLLLMQNEHELTQIGFEINDLGNHCVAISAKPGDLAEANTQDLVERLLEGLKENRGALLGSKAEILATSLAKAAAARYGQQLNGEEMQHIMDKLFACSQPGLSPDGKQTVFILTMDDLEKRFK
- the lpcA gene encoding D-sedoheptulose 7-phosphate isomerase, with the translated sequence MNDPMLQVRQNFQEARDVLDLFMSESQSWESIEKAGNLMVEAIELGHKLISCGNGGSMSDAMHFAEELSGRFRGDRRALPAIAISDPSHITCSANDFGYEKVFSRFIEGLGRRGDVLFAISTSGNSGNVVEACKAAREQGMKIVALTGKNGGLLADLCDVEIRVPFFGFADRVQEVHIKIIHSLIHLIELKLNLSK
- a CDS encoding nucleoside permease; the protein is MGIKGRLTAMNFLQFFVWGSWLITIGNYWFNTKEWSGSEFGIIFSTMGIASLFMPAIAGIIADRFLNAEKLYGILHLLSGITLFFLPQVNDPSTFFWVMLVSMCFYMPTIALANSIAYTALKSNRYDVVKDFPPIRVFGTIGFIVAMWVVNLTGNKSSENQFYIAAAVSMFLGVYSFSLPKCPSFGAKKIDTTLAQRFGLDAFKLFKDKKMALFFVFSMFLGAALQLTNAYGDVFLGDFKLIPEYANSFVVKYSTIIMSISQISETLFILAIPFFLKRFGIKKVMLISMVAWVLRFGLFAYGDPVDGLWMIILSCIVYGMAFDFFNISGSLFVETSTDPSIRSSAQGLFMMMTNGFGAIFGSLVSGYLIKVFYTSAENVKDWHSIWLLFAIYSAIIAIFFAILFKHKHNPKEIENIQH